In one window of Candidatus Cloacimonadota bacterium DNA:
- a CDS encoding glycoside hydrolase family 130 protein yields MKAKIPWQNRPENCSDLIWRYDENPIIDRYQIPTSTSIFNSAVVRFQDGFAGVFRCDNKRREMRIYTGFSEDGINWKIDHDPIRFKPKPGVPNHFEYAYDPRVTYIDGKYHVTWCNGNHGPTIGLAVTKDFKTFEQLENAFLPHNRNGVLFPEKIAGNYTLLSRPSDKGHTPFGDIWLSSSPDLTFWGKHRLVMKAGKTPWQSTKIGAGPVPIKTEKGWLLFYHGVLTSCNGFVYHMGAMLLDLENPSKVLAYSPEYLLAPHTDYERTGDVPNVVFPTAALVEDNKIAIYYGAADTCIGLCFGYLDEILEYLLNEK; encoded by the coding sequence GTGAAAGCTAAAATTCCCTGGCAGAATCGTCCTGAAAATTGTTCTGATTTGATCTGGCGTTATGATGAAAATCCCATCATCGATCGATACCAGATTCCAACGTCCACCAGCATTTTCAATAGCGCTGTTGTAAGATTCCAAGATGGTTTTGCAGGTGTTTTTCGTTGTGACAATAAACGACGTGAAATGAGAATTTATACCGGTTTCAGTGAAGATGGAATCAATTGGAAAATTGATCATGATCCGATTCGATTTAAACCAAAACCTGGTGTTCCAAATCATTTTGAATACGCTTACGATCCGCGAGTAACTTATATCGATGGTAAATATCATGTAACCTGGTGCAACGGAAATCATGGACCTACGATTGGATTAGCTGTTACAAAAGATTTTAAAACGTTTGAGCAGTTGGAAAATGCTTTTCTACCGCATAATCGAAACGGCGTACTTTTCCCTGAAAAGATTGCTGGAAATTATACTCTGTTGAGCCGACCCAGCGACAAAGGACACACGCCTTTCGGCGACATTTGGCTCAGTTCTTCTCCCGATCTGACTTTTTGGGGAAAGCATCGACTGGTTATGAAAGCAGGAAAAACTCCCTGGCAGAGCACAAAAATTGGTGCCGGGCCAGTTCCGATCAAAACAGAAAAAGGCTGGCTGCTTTTTTATCATGGAGTGCTAACTTCCTGCAATGGTTTTGTTTATCACATGGGAGCAATGCTGCTGGATTTAGAAAATCCCAGCAAAGTTCTGGCCTATTCTCCCGAGTATCTATTGGCTCCACACACAGATTATGAAAGAACTGGTGATGTTCCCAACGTGGTCTTTCCCACTGCAGCTTTGGTGGAAGATAACAAAATCGCAATTTATTATGGCGCTGCTGATACTTGCATTGGACTGTGTTTTGGTTATTTGGACGAGATTTTAGAATACTTGTTAAATGAAAAATAA
- a CDS encoding extracellular solute-binding protein — MQYRKLLLLFFLFIFLFLQAEEKIILKVFELPDPKAADAFSRADRAVIEAFKGKYPDIELRSFSGIKIENMDLDAGPLMAIAGGVSPDIIYVNFRQSATYIEKGFLYPLDEFVENVDLEELDYRIYDPVWPVVKRKKEQELAEHIWMIPYETLVRVLMYRKDMFRRVGLDPDDPPETWEELLAYSQRMTVPEEDVYGITFSSGPQSAWDWITFLWSAGGEAVRKKPQTGEWYASFDDAAAVESMYFYTKICSQPWIDGVGNRQYGYAKRDGDWGNMWFDGQIGMRIDYMDDKSLGKSLDPNLYGVAPVPRGPTGIRGSELNCRMMGIFSGAGESNNGGLGDRDSQKVKEAAFQYIWFYDSDEARKIRLQVMIDAGYGKMMNPVFLRKYGFEEFLQYSPEGWEETFNEALQNGKPEPYGKNTQKIYEYMSYPLNECINLNKNRKLGETETEKKENIKEILEKAVQKTNRKMLGKITPEERLKRNRTAVVVAIIVFAVFIYVIYRVWKIFTPKSFAPATTKPKKKNYLPIIIMLPALLSILIWKYLPMLMGSVMAFQDYSLVGESTFVGMANFADVLYDPVWWASLGRTFYYMLLSLGLGFIPPIILAILLQEVSHGKLIYRVVYYLPAVVSGVIVIYLWKLLYDPSDSGILNQLLMWLGLPKSDWLGNRNLAMLLCILPTVWAGVGPGCLIYLAALKSIPQEIYEAADIDGAGFRHKIRHIVLPSMKALIIIQFIAAFIASAQQSGFILVMTFGGPNQATRVADLLIFEKAYLYLNFGIATAMAWLLGVLMMGFAVFQLRKLSNMEFHTADSATGEDL, encoded by the coding sequence ATGCAATATAGAAAATTATTATTGCTTTTCTTCTTATTTATATTCCTTTTTTTACAAGCAGAAGAAAAGATCATCCTCAAAGTTTTTGAACTTCCCGATCCCAAAGCTGCCGATGCTTTCAGTCGCGCAGATCGGGCAGTAATTGAAGCCTTCAAAGGAAAGTATCCAGATATTGAACTTCGATCTTTCAGTGGAATAAAAATCGAAAACATGGATCTGGATGCCGGACCTTTGATGGCAATTGCCGGTGGTGTTTCGCCCGATATTATTTACGTAAATTTCCGTCAATCTGCCACCTACATCGAAAAGGGATTTCTTTATCCGCTGGACGAATTCGTGGAAAATGTTGATCTGGAAGAACTCGATTACCGCATTTACGATCCTGTCTGGCCGGTTGTGAAAAGGAAAAAGGAACAAGAATTGGCAGAACACATCTGGATGATTCCCTACGAAACTCTGGTTCGAGTTCTGATGTATCGCAAAGATATGTTTCGTCGGGTTGGCCTCGATCCTGATGATCCTCCCGAAACCTGGGAAGAATTACTTGCTTACTCACAACGCATGACCGTTCCCGAAGAAGATGTTTACGGAATTACTTTCAGTTCCGGTCCGCAATCTGCCTGGGATTGGATCACATTTTTGTGGTCGGCAGGTGGAGAAGCTGTTCGCAAGAAGCCACAAACCGGAGAATGGTATGCTTCTTTTGATGATGCCGCAGCAGTAGAATCGATGTATTTCTACACAAAAATCTGTTCCCAACCATGGATCGACGGCGTGGGAAATCGGCAATACGGCTATGCTAAACGAGACGGTGATTGGGGAAATATGTGGTTCGACGGCCAGATCGGAATGCGCATCGATTATATGGATGATAAAAGTCTGGGAAAATCGCTCGATCCCAATCTTTACGGCGTTGCACCCGTTCCCAGAGGACCAACCGGAATTCGCGGTTCGGAACTGAATTGCCGCATGATGGGAATTTTCAGTGGCGCAGGTGAATCGAATAATGGCGGTTTGGGAGATCGTGATTCGCAAAAGGTGAAAGAAGCAGCCTTCCAATACATCTGGTTCTACGATTCTGACGAAGCACGTAAAATTCGCCTGCAGGTAATGATAGATGCCGGTTATGGTAAAATGATGAATCCTGTTTTCCTGCGAAAATACGGATTTGAAGAATTTCTGCAATACAGCCCGGAAGGCTGGGAAGAAACTTTTAACGAAGCACTCCAAAACGGTAAACCGGAACCTTACGGCAAAAATACTCAGAAAATCTACGAATACATGAGCTATCCCTTGAATGAATGCATAAATTTGAATAAGAACAGAAAACTGGGAGAAACCGAAACAGAAAAGAAAGAAAACATAAAAGAGATTTTGGAAAAAGCAGTTCAGAAAACCAACCGTAAAATGCTGGGGAAAATCACGCCGGAAGAAAGATTGAAACGTAATCGAACTGCCGTTGTAGTTGCAATTATCGTTTTCGCAGTTTTCATCTATGTTATCTATCGAGTCTGGAAGATATTCACTCCAAAATCTTTTGCTCCGGCAACTACTAAACCCAAGAAAAAAAATTATCTTCCGATCATTATCATGCTGCCCGCTCTGCTTTCGATTCTGATCTGGAAATACCTGCCGATGCTGATGGGTTCGGTGATGGCATTTCAAGATTACAGTCTGGTTGGAGAATCAACCTTTGTGGGAATGGCAAATTTTGCCGATGTACTTTACGATCCGGTCTGGTGGGCTTCTTTGGGAAGAACATTTTATTACATGCTGCTCTCTTTAGGTTTGGGATTTATTCCACCAATAATTTTAGCAATCTTGCTGCAGGAAGTCTCGCACGGTAAATTGATCTATCGTGTGGTTTATTATCTACCAGCAGTTGTTAGTGGTGTAATTGTTATTTATCTCTGGAAGTTGCTTTATGATCCCTCTGACAGCGGAATTCTAAATCAACTCCTGATGTGGCTGGGATTACCCAAAAGCGACTGGCTGGGAAACCGCAATCTGGCGATGCTGCTGTGTATTTTACCGACAGTCTGGGCGGGAGTTGGACCGGGTTGTCTCATCTATCTGGCTGCTTTAAAGAGCATTCCACAGGAAATCTATGAAGCGGCTGACATCGATGGAGCAGGATTTCGTCATAAAATTCGACACATAGTTCTTCCCAGCATGAAAGCTCTCATCATTATTCAGTTTATTGCTGCTTTCATTGCATCTGCACAACAGAGCGGATTCATTCTGGTAATGACTTTCGGAGGACCAAATCAGGCAACACGAGTTGCTGATCTGCTGATATTTGAGAAGGCATATTTATATTTGAATTTTGGAATTGCCACAGCCATGGCCTGGCTGCTGGGAGTTTTGATGATGGGATTTGCCGTTTTTCAATTGAGAAAATTGAGCAACATGGAATTCCACACTGCCGATTCTGCAACAGGAGAGGATTTGTAA